In one Arachis duranensis cultivar V14167 chromosome 9, aradu.V14167.gnm2.J7QH, whole genome shotgun sequence genomic region, the following are encoded:
- the LOC107467212 gene encoding LEAF RUST 10 DISEASE-RESISTANCE LOCUS RECEPTOR-LIKE PROTEIN KINASE-like 2.5, whose translation YKGKLSDGTLVAVKVLSESKGNGEEFINEVASISVTSHVNIVELLGFCLEDTKRALIYKYMPNGSVEKFIYEGRDSKTFNPNLTCKTMYKIAIGVARGLDYLHKGCNSKIVHFDIKPHNILLDEDFCPKISDFGLAKICMEKESILSLMIARGTIGYIAPEVFSRNFGEVSHKSDVYSYGMMVLEMIGERNNMNIKDESSSEMYFPHWIYRRLEQNQEPELQCIKNEIDKETIQKMIVVSLWCIQTDPSNRPTMSKVVDMMESTFESLQMPPKPYLSSPPRSSPLDSTNSSLSKCKSL comes from the coding sequence TACAAAGGGAAGTTATCTGATGGAACCCTTGTGGCAGTGAAGGTTTTAAGTGAATCAAAAGGTAATGGTGAAGAATTTATCAATGAAGTTGCTAGCATAAGTGTGACTTCTCATGTTAACATTGTTGAATTATTGGGATTCTGTTTGGAAGATACTAAAAGAGCTTTAATATACAAGTATATGCCTAATGGATCAgttgaaaaatttatttatgaagGCAGAGATTCAAAAACGTTCAATCCAAACTTGACTTGCAAAACAATGTATAAGATCGCAATTGGTGTTGCTCGAGGGTTAGACTATTTGCACAAAGGGTGTAACAGCAAAATTGTACATTTTGATATCAAACCTCACAATATCTTACTAGATGAGGATTTTTGTCCAAAGATTTCCGATTTTGGACTTGCAAAAATATGCATGGAAAAAGAAAGCATCCTATCATTAATGATTGCTAGAGGAACTATAGGTTATATTGCACCTGAAGTGTTCTCAAGGAATTTTGGTGAGGTGTCTCATAAATCCGATGTATATAGTTATGGAATGATGGTTTTAGAAATGATTGGAGAAAGAAATAACATGAACATTAAAGATGAATCTTCAAGTGAAATGTATTTTCCTCATTGGATTTACAGGCGTCTTGAGCAGAACCAAGAACCTGAATTGCAATGTATCAAGAatgaaattgataaagaaacGATACAGAAGATGATAGTAGTGAGCTTATGGTGCATACAAACTGACCCATCAAATAGACCAACAATGAGCAAGGTGGTAGATATGATGGAATCAACCTTTGAGTCTCTACAAATGCCACCAAAACCTTATCTATCTTCACCTCCTAGATCTTCGCCACTAGATTCAACAAATTCATCACTCTCAAAATGTAAGTCATTATGA
- the LOC107467433 gene encoding probable leucine-rich repeat receptor-like protein kinase At1g68400, with amino-acid sequence MAATSHLVAHATLFLSLVFHMHLLVSGSTSQDMEALLAFKAGSDASEKLTSWNNSTNLCSWDGVSCINNRVTRLVLENLDLQGSIQPLTSLTQLRVLSLKRNRFSGTLPSLSNFTALKLLFLSYNHFSGDFPATVTSLFRLYRLDLSHNNLSGEIPATVNHLAHLLTLRLEENRFSGYIPGVNLPNLQDFNVSGNLLSGEIPKSLSAFPVSSFGQNPSLCGAPIQNCTGVVPDPTKPGSEGAIASPVVPRGGATTTVSSSPSSMPANDGGAAPKTTKTHRNGGSKISPVALIAIIVGDVLVLGIVSLLLYCYFWRNYSAKLKEGKGSKLFESEKIVYSSSPYPAQGGGGGFERGKMVFFEGEKRFELEDLLRASAEMLGKGGFGTAYKAVLDDGNVVAVKRLKDAQIGGKREFEQHMELLGRLRHQNIVSLRAYYFARDEKLLVYDYMPNGSLFWLLHGNRGPGRTPLDWTTRLKIAAGAARGVAFIHNSCKSLRLNHGNIKSTNILLDKQGNARVSDFGLSVFAGPGPSTSGVRSNGYRAPEVSSDGRKQSQKSDVYSFGVFLLELLTGKCPSAVEGGGAPAVDLPRWVQSVVREEWTAEVFDLELMRYKDIEEEMVGLLQVAMACTAPAPDQRPSMSHVVKMIEELRGVQVSPCHDTLDSVSESPSVSEDACGASQ; translated from the exons ATGGCGGCAACAAGTCACCTCGTTGCTCATGCTACCTTGTTCCTCTCTCTGGTTTTTCACATGCATCTTCTGGTTAGCGGCTCTACCAGCCAAGATATGGAGGCTCTTTTGGCCTTCAAAGCTGGTTCAGACGCGTCGGAGAAGCTAACGAGTTGGAACAACAGCACCAACCTGTGCAGCTGGGACGGTGTCTCCTGCATCAACAACCGAGTCACGCGACTCGTTCTGGAGAACCTCGACCTCCAAGGTTCCATTCAACCCTTAACTTCACTCACTCAACTGCGAGTTCTCAGCCTCAAGCGAAACCGTTTCTCTGGAACCCTTCCCTCTCTCTCTAACTTCACCGCCCTCAAGCTTCTCTTCCTCTCTTACAACCACTTCTCCGGTGACTTTCCAGCCACAGTGACCTCTCTCTTCCGCCTCTATCGTCTCGATCTGTCCCACAACAACCTCTCCGGCGAGATTCCGGCGACAGTCAACCACTTAGCCCACCTTCTCACTCTCCGTCTCGAGGAGAACCGTTTCTCTGGCTACATTCCTGGCGTCAACCTCCCAAACCTGCAAGACTTCAACGTCTCCGGGAACCTCCTCTCCGGCGAGATACCGAAGTCGCTCTCGGCTTTCCCCGTATCCTCGTTCGGGCAAAACCCTTCTCTCTGCGGAGCCCCGATTCAGAACTGCACCGGAGTGGTGCCTGACCCTACAAAACCCGGATCCGAGGGCGCCATTGCGTCCCCAGTGGTGCCACGTGGCGGCGCCACAACAACAGTGTCATCTTCCCCGAGTTCAATGCCAGCAAATGACGGTGGAGCAGCTCCAAAAACCACGAAAACACATAGAAACGGAGGTTCGAAGATAAGCCCGGTGGCTCTAATAGCCATAATTGTGGGCGATGTATTGGTACTGGGCATTGTGTCATTGCTTCTATATTGCTACTTCTGGAGGAACTACTCGGCGAAGTTGAAGGAAGGGAAAGGATCAAAGCTTTTCGAGAGCGAGAAGATTGTGTATTCTTCGAGTCCGTACCCTGcacaaggaggaggaggagggttTGAGAGGGGGAAAATGGTGTTCTTCGAAGGCGAGAAGAGGTTCGAATTGGAGGACTTGCTTCGAGCGTCTGCTGAGATGCTGGGAAAAGGTGGGTTCGGAACGGCGTACAAAGCGGTTCTTGATGATGGGAACGTTGTTGCGGTGAAGAGGCTGAAAGATGCGCAGATTGGAGGGAAGAGAGAGTTCGAGCAGCACATGGAGCTTCTTGGAAGGTTGAGGCATCAGAATATCGTGAGCTTGAGGGCTTACTATTTTGCCAGAGACGAGAAGTTGTTGGTCTACGATTACATGCCCAATGGAAGCTTGTTCTGGCTCCTTCATG GGAACCGAGGACCGGGGAGAACCCCACTGGACTGGACCACTCGGCTCAAGATAGCAGCTGGAGCGGCGCGTGGCGTGGCCTTCATTCACAACTCGTGTAAGTCCCTCAGGCTCAACCACGGTAACATCAAATCCACCAACATTCTCTTAGACAAGCAGGGAAATGCCCGGGTATCAGATTTTGGGCTGTCCGTGTTCGCGGGCCCAGGCCCATCAACATCTGGTGTCAGATCCAACGGCTATCGTGCTCCCGAGGTGTCATCTGACGGTCGAAAACAGTCCCAAAAGTCTGACGTGTACTCGTTCGGTGTATTCTTGCTTGAGTTGCTGACGGGGAAGTGCCCCTCGGCGGTGGAGGGTGGTGGTGCGCCCGCGGTGGACCTGCCAAGGTGGGTCCAGTCCGTTGTGAGGGAGGAATGGACCGCTGAGGTATTTGATTTGGAGCTGATGAGGTACAAGGACATTGAAGAGGAGATGGTTGGGCTGTTGCAGGTTGCTATGGCGTGCACTGCCCCTGCACCTGATCAACGGCCTAGCATGAGCCACGTGGTCAAGATGATCGAGGAGTTGCGTGGGGTGCAGGTGTCACCGTGTCATGACACGTTGGACTCTGTGTCTGAGTCACCTTCCGTCTCCGAAGATGCATGTGGAGCTAGTCAGTGA
- the LOC107467434 gene encoding glycosyltransferase BC10, with protein sequence MKSSSSQYPVNSVSKLFNAQLHFVRFLTYILILGFGVTIGVIFSFYLKDCTFSLQFTQLSVSALPRKASMQPPPPPPAITETQTSNHSHVGLKEFLKPPPIMHDMDDKELMWRASMSAKIPEYPFDRVPKVAFMFLTRGPLFFAPLWEQFFKGHEGYYSIYVHSNPSFNASQPEKNSVFHGRRIPGKEVQWGNVNMVEAERRLLANALLDVSNQRFVLLSESCIPIFNFTTVYSYLMNSTQNYVMAYDENSPVGRGRYSIRMLPHVSLRQWRKGSQWFEMDRELALEVVSDRKYFPIFQQYCRGSCYADEHYLPTYVSINFWEGNSNRSLTFVDWSRGGPHPATFMRSEVTVEFLEKLRSKRCQYNGNSTNVCFLFARKFLPNTLSRLLNLAPEVMHF encoded by the exons atgaaaagctCAAGTAGTCAATACCCTGTAAATTCtgtttccaagcttttcaatgCTCAACTCCATTTTGTTCGGTTTCTTACCTATATCTTGATTCTGGGGTTTGGTGTCACCATTGGAGTCATCTTTAGTTTCTACCTTAAAGACTGCACCTTTAGTCTCCAATTCACTCAGTTATCAGTCTCAGCCTTACCCCGAAAAGCGTCTATGCAGCCGCCGCCGCCGCCACCAGCGATCACGGAAACACAGACGTCCAATCACAGCCATGTAGGATTAAAGGAGTTCCTTAAGCCTCCTCCAATCATGCATGACATGGATGATAAGGAGCTTATGTGGAGGGCTTCAATGAGTGCAAAGATCCCTGAGTACCCCTTTGATAGAGTTCCAAAGGTGGCATTCATGTTCTTGACAAGGGGTCCTTTGTTCTTTGCACCTTTGTGGGAACAATTCTTCAAAGGGCATGAAGGGTATTACTCAATATACGTGCACTCCAATCCATCTTTCAATGCTTCACAACCTGAGAAGAATTCAGTGTTTCATGGCCGCAGAATTCCCGGCAAG GAAGTGCAATGGGGGAATGTGAACATGGTTGAAGCAGAGCGTCGCCTTCTGGCAAACGCACTCCTTGATGTCTCAAACCAAAGATTCGTTCTCTTATCGGAATCATGCATACCAATCTTCAACTTCACAACCGTCTACTCATACTTAATGAACTCAACACAAAACTATGTAATGGCCTATGATGAGAACAGTCCGGTGGGTCGCGGGCGATATAGCATCCGGATGCTGCCGCACGTGAGCCTTAGGCAATGGAGAAAAGGGTCCCAATGGTTTGAGATGGACAGGGAGCTTGCACTTGAAGTGGTATCAGACAGAAAGTACTTCCCAATTTTTCAGCAATATTGCAGAGGATCATGTTATGCAGACGAACATTACTTGCCAACATATGTGAGCATCAATTTTTGGGAAGGGAACTCTAATAGGAGTTTGACCTTTGTTGACTGGTCAAGGGGTGGTCCACACCCAGCAACGTTCATGAGATCTGAGGTCACTGTGGAGTTCTTGGAGAAGCTAAGGAGCAAGAGATGCCAGTATAATGGAAACAGTACAAATGTTTGTTTTCTGTTTGCTAGGAAGTTCTTGCCTAATACTTTGTCAAGGCTTCTCAACCTTGCACCTGAGGTCATGCACTTCTAA